The Planococcus liqunii genome includes a region encoding these proteins:
- a CDS encoding amidase, whose translation MLKKAAITFVALFSLMAAAIPGYAQASEVPQPVRATWLWNPWMFVNDEAGTLAFLESKQVNKVYVQIDPDVSKAAYGSFIGKAKAMGIAVHALDGAPSWAAPKGYINQDRFLSWVTDYQNQAPQTNRFAGVHLDVEPYLYSGWNSNRAATVKSYQALLKRASATTAKLGLPLEADMPFWFDEITYKNTYGNGLLAEWVIANTAGVTLMAYRDSAPMLIDIVKNEMAMAQRLGKGVVVGVETGETDEGSIITFAEEGEAFMNQQLAAVAAHYTGNPAYKGNAIHHVGSWMTLRP comes from the coding sequence ATGTTGAAAAAAGCAGCAATCACGTTCGTGGCCTTATTTTCATTAATGGCTGCCGCAATTCCGGGCTACGCCCAAGCAAGTGAAGTTCCCCAGCCCGTCCGTGCGACATGGCTTTGGAATCCCTGGATGTTCGTGAATGACGAAGCAGGCACCCTGGCATTCCTGGAAAGCAAACAAGTGAACAAAGTCTACGTCCAGATCGACCCGGACGTTTCAAAAGCGGCTTATGGCAGTTTCATCGGCAAAGCGAAAGCGATGGGAATCGCCGTTCATGCACTTGACGGAGCCCCTTCCTGGGCGGCACCAAAAGGCTATATCAACCAGGACCGTTTCTTGTCCTGGGTGACCGATTATCAAAACCAGGCGCCGCAAACAAACCGATTTGCAGGCGTTCACTTGGATGTAGAACCGTATCTCTACAGCGGCTGGAATTCCAACCGGGCAGCCACTGTGAAATCATATCAGGCTCTTCTGAAAAGAGCTTCTGCAACTACTGCGAAACTGGGGCTTCCGCTCGAGGCCGACATGCCGTTCTGGTTTGACGAAATCACTTACAAAAACACTTACGGCAACGGCCTGCTCGCAGAATGGGTCATCGCCAATACTGCTGGCGTGACGCTCATGGCATACCGTGATTCCGCACCGATGCTGATCGATATCGTCAAAAACGAAATGGCCATGGCCCAGCGCCTCGGCAAAGGCGTCGTCGTCGGCGTTGAAACCGGCGAGACCGATGAAGGCAGCATCATCACGTTTGCAGAAGAAGGCGAAGCCTTCATGAACCAGCAGCTTGCAGCAGTCGCTGCCCATTACACCGGCAATCCCGCCTACAAAGGCAACGCCATCCACCACGTCGGCAGCTGGATGACGCTTCGCCCCTAA
- a CDS encoding GGDEF domain-containing response regulator: MAKANYKALLANRMEQDFSKWLAQPHVQEREVYRFLHTMKGTAGTIGLMELSEFCGHQLNSFAEDSTALLPVQTLNSLMDTLTGFFTSEESVPEKAANASEETPAKESFVLVIDADAEFAASVKEALEAQGIPVVIALDGQKGMELFYALQPQMVILDRTLPDTDGFDLVAQIHEAAKSRFLPIAVISADDRMENQIRAMEIGATDFLAKPLNMPFFAAYASNRLRTQKALSQGSLYDDLTGAGNRTYFNQVLQQTTALADKTKTVFTLALLDLDHFSKVNGTYGHLAGDEVLRTFSRLLLKMKRESDYLFRYSGDQFALILPDTTAKKAAALIDQIRSAFAETDFSFASSEPFQVRFSAGISEYRNKQDAPVNMADSALHQAKQNGRSQTIISGRTADDIRRHLNLIIVDDDSLVRRLVSKQFSGWKPEDFDLRIEEYVDGASFVESPWYKPEENYMILLDGVMPKMDGLEVLNHVRSQYPHENIVISMLTSRNNESDIVLALKNGADDYIVKPFYAQEVVARVERLTMRMFK; encoded by the coding sequence ATGGCTAAAGCCAATTACAAAGCATTGCTTGCCAATAGAATGGAACAGGATTTTTCCAAATGGCTCGCACAACCACATGTTCAAGAACGGGAAGTTTACCGGTTTTTGCATACAATGAAAGGCACAGCTGGCACCATCGGGCTTATGGAACTGTCCGAGTTTTGCGGACATCAGCTGAATTCTTTTGCAGAAGACAGCACGGCGCTGCTGCCTGTCCAGACACTGAATTCCCTTATGGACACATTGACAGGCTTTTTCACATCCGAAGAATCCGTTCCGGAAAAAGCAGCAAACGCTAGTGAAGAAACGCCTGCCAAGGAATCGTTTGTACTGGTCATTGATGCAGACGCAGAATTTGCAGCTTCCGTGAAAGAAGCGCTGGAAGCACAAGGCATTCCTGTCGTCATAGCGCTCGATGGCCAAAAAGGGATGGAACTTTTCTATGCCCTGCAGCCGCAGATGGTCATTTTGGACCGGACTTTGCCGGATACCGACGGGTTCGACCTGGTGGCCCAGATTCACGAAGCGGCCAAAAGCCGCTTTCTTCCGATTGCCGTAATCAGTGCGGACGACCGGATGGAGAACCAGATCCGGGCGATGGAGATCGGCGCCACCGATTTTCTTGCCAAGCCCTTGAATATGCCCTTTTTCGCCGCTTACGCCAGCAACCGCCTGCGCACCCAAAAAGCACTTTCGCAAGGATCGCTTTACGATGACCTGACTGGTGCCGGCAACCGAACGTATTTCAACCAGGTATTGCAGCAAACGACCGCCTTGGCAGACAAGACCAAAACGGTTTTCACGCTCGCCCTGCTCGATTTGGACCATTTTAGCAAAGTGAATGGCACATACGGCCACTTGGCCGGAGATGAAGTTCTGCGCACATTCAGCAGGCTCCTCTTAAAAATGAAGCGGGAGTCGGATTATTTGTTCCGGTACAGCGGGGATCAATTCGCCTTGATCCTGCCGGATACAACCGCCAAAAAAGCCGCCGCGCTGATTGACCAAATCCGCTCCGCTTTTGCGGAAACCGATTTTTCATTTGCGTCATCTGAACCGTTTCAGGTCAGGTTTTCTGCCGGCATCAGCGAATACCGGAATAAACAGGATGCACCAGTGAACATGGCTGACAGTGCCTTGCATCAGGCGAAACAAAATGGCCGCAGCCAGACCATCATCTCCGGACGGACAGCGGATGACATCAGGCGCCACCTTAACCTCATCATTGTCGATGACGACTCCCTTGTGCGCCGGCTGGTTTCCAAGCAGTTTTCGGGCTGGAAGCCGGAAGATTTCGATCTTCGCATCGAGGAATATGTCGACGGGGCCAGTTTTGTGGAATCCCCATGGTATAAGCCCGAGGAAAACTACATGATCTTACTTGATGGCGTCATGCCGAAAATGGACGGCCTTGAGGTCCTGAATCATGTGCGCAGCCAGTACCCGCATGAAAACATCGTCATATCCATGCTCACTTCCCGCAACAATGAATCGGATATTGTCCTGGCACTGAAAAACGGGGCGGATGATTATATCGTCAAGCCGTTCTATGCCCAGGAAGTTGTGGCACGCGTCGAGCGGCTGACGATGAGGATGTTCAAATGA
- a CDS encoding HEAT repeat domain-containing protein: protein MSLYFALILSLSLLLAQLILLLVLAWRKQKLAAKEQAIAEQYLALTDSFSSYMMDPADDRFVQEIRSNPHQTVVLERLLNGYVSVTKGGVHSPLVAKLSEEFLAAHYAKQLKRNHWALRMNTLYFIEDFHIESLKPLLKEKLRKSSQLDQEKQQLIRTLASLNEPDTLSVLAQYPDAPVRLYIDVFKRLEEPTRLQELDAALRNEPQNKARKHAAISYIGMAGLIAFLPRIEEELGTQEGELRIQALKAVLNLQYLSDPGLLLPFFQSASWPERMYASRIAGRLQLSRFKEVLSDLLGDSVWWVRYSAAEALVQFSDGDILLAHLSANHPDRYARDMADQWKSSQLGSET, encoded by the coding sequence ATGAGCCTATATTTCGCCTTGATCCTGAGTCTCTCCCTGCTCCTTGCCCAGCTCATCCTGCTGCTTGTCCTGGCTTGGCGCAAACAAAAACTGGCCGCGAAAGAACAGGCCATTGCCGAGCAATACCTGGCATTAACCGATTCGTTCAGCTCTTATATGATGGATCCTGCCGATGACCGGTTCGTCCAGGAAATTCGCAGCAACCCGCACCAGACCGTCGTCCTTGAACGATTGCTGAACGGCTACGTGTCCGTGACAAAAGGCGGTGTCCATTCGCCGCTTGTTGCAAAGCTGTCGGAAGAGTTCCTGGCTGCCCATTATGCCAAACAGCTCAAGCGCAACCATTGGGCCTTGCGGATGAATACGCTGTACTTTATCGAAGACTTCCATATCGAGTCCCTCAAGCCCTTGCTGAAGGAAAAACTCCGCAAGAGCTCTCAGCTGGACCAGGAAAAGCAGCAACTCATCCGGACCCTTGCTTCTTTGAACGAACCGGATACCCTTTCCGTATTGGCGCAGTATCCCGATGCGCCTGTCCGCCTGTACATCGATGTGTTCAAGCGGCTCGAAGAACCGACAAGGCTCCAAGAGCTGGATGCCGCGCTGCGGAATGAACCCCAGAACAAAGCGCGGAAGCATGCCGCGATTTCCTATATCGGCATGGCCGGCCTGATCGCCTTCCTTCCCCGCATCGAGGAAGAATTGGGGACCCAGGAAGGGGAATTGCGCATCCAGGCTTTGAAAGCCGTCCTGAATTTGCAATACTTGAGCGACCCCGGCTTATTGCTGCCTTTTTTCCAGTCGGCTTCCTGGCCGGAGCGGATGTATGCCTCCCGGATCGCCGGAAGGCTGCAATTGTCCCGCTTCAAAGAAGTGCTCAGCGATTTGCTCGGCGATTCCGTTTGGTGGGTGCGCTATTCTGCAGCCGAAGCGCTGGTCCAGTTTTCGGACGGAGATATTCTGCTTGCCCATCTGTCCGCCAATCATCCCGACCGCTATGCCCGTGATATGGCAGACCAGTGGAAATCGTCCCAGTTAGGAAGTGAAACCTGA
- a CDS encoding glycosyltransferase family 2 protein, with protein MQSFFQITAYAIIAYMLFSSLSYLGFFMLAFRKVKREDKLDRRESTEDFLRNQNTYPVSILVPAYNEEVGVVSTVRSLLALEYPEKEIIVIDDGSKDETSNRMISEFQMKEIQFAVRTHIETAEVLAIYQSTIFPFIRLIKKANGGKADALNAGVNLSSYPYFCAIDGDSILENDGLLKTMKPIIESDGQIIVTGGSVRIANGSTISRSKVEVINLPKSPVVLMQIVEYFRAFLIGRIALSHMNILLIVSGAFGVFNKERVIQAGGYNKNTVGEDMELVVRLHRLLREEKSKQRIEYIPDPVCWTEAPESLEVLRSQRIRWQRGLFETLWSHRKMMMNPKYGSVGLLSMPYFLLVELLGAVFEFVGYFIIFGGIFFSLVDTTTAGILFLVTVFYGSFVSALAVLLEELTLHKYPKASHLARLYFWALTEAFWYRPLMVVWRVQGIFAAFRKKAHWGDMKRKGISS; from the coding sequence ATGCAAAGTTTTTTCCAAATTACCGCCTATGCCATTATCGCGTATATGCTTTTTTCAAGTTTGAGTTATTTGGGCTTCTTTATGCTGGCATTCCGGAAAGTGAAGCGGGAGGATAAACTTGACCGCAGGGAATCCACCGAGGACTTTCTCCGGAACCAGAATACGTACCCGGTGTCGATCCTGGTGCCTGCCTATAACGAAGAAGTCGGTGTTGTCAGCACGGTCCGATCTCTTTTGGCGCTGGAATACCCGGAAAAAGAAATCATCGTCATTGACGATGGATCGAAAGACGAGACGTCCAACCGGATGATTTCTGAATTCCAGATGAAAGAGATCCAATTCGCTGTGCGCACGCATATCGAAACCGCCGAAGTCCTGGCAATCTACCAGTCCACCATCTTCCCTTTTATCCGCTTGATCAAAAAAGCGAATGGCGGAAAAGCGGATGCCCTGAATGCGGGCGTCAACTTGTCTTCCTACCCTTATTTCTGCGCGATTGACGGGGACTCGATCCTGGAAAATGACGGACTCCTCAAAACGATGAAGCCCATTATCGAGTCCGATGGCCAAATCATCGTGACCGGCGGATCTGTCCGGATCGCCAATGGCTCCACCATTTCCCGCAGCAAAGTGGAAGTGATCAACCTGCCGAAGAGTCCGGTCGTCCTCATGCAGATCGTGGAGTATTTCCGTGCCTTCCTGATCGGCCGGATCGCATTGAGCCACATGAACATCCTGCTGATCGTCTCCGGCGCATTCGGCGTCTTCAACAAAGAGCGCGTCATCCAAGCGGGCGGATACAACAAGAACACCGTAGGCGAAGACATGGAATTGGTCGTCCGGCTGCACCGCCTGCTCCGGGAAGAAAAGTCCAAGCAGCGCATCGAATACATTCCCGACCCCGTGTGCTGGACCGAAGCGCCGGAATCGCTCGAGGTGCTCCGTTCGCAGCGGATACGCTGGCAGCGCGGTTTGTTCGAAACCCTGTGGTCCCACCGCAAAATGATGATGAACCCGAAGTACGGCTCGGTCGGCCTGTTGTCGATGCCTTATTTCCTGCTCGTGGAACTTCTCGGGGCAGTGTTCGAGTTTGTCGGGTATTTCATCATATTCGGGGGTATTTTCTTCTCGCTCGTCGATACGACTACAGCCGGCATCCTCTTTTTAGTGACGGTCTTCTACGGTTCATTCGTTTCCGCACTGGCTGTCCTGCTGGAGGAATTGACGCTGCATAAATACCCGAAAGCCTCCCATCTGGCGCGCCTCTATTTCTGGGCGCTGACCGAAGCGTTCTGGTACCGGCCGCTCATGGTCGTGTGGAGAGTCCAGGGAATCTTCGCTGCGTTCCGCAAAAAGGCCCATTGGGGCGACATGAAACGCAAAGGAATCTCATCTTAG
- a CDS encoding response regulator transcription factor: MKKILVADDEDILRILISDTLEDDFEIEEAEDGKEALEKIRENDYDLVILDYMMPYLTGMEVLEQVRKDQNNTRVLMLTAKAQDADREQAMQKGADYFMSKPFSPMELLGLVEKILVS, translated from the coding sequence ATGAAGAAAATACTGGTGGCAGATGATGAAGACATCTTGCGCATCCTGATTTCCGATACGCTCGAAGATGATTTTGAAATCGAGGAAGCCGAAGACGGCAAAGAAGCGCTGGAGAAAATCCGGGAGAACGATTATGACTTGGTCATCCTCGATTATATGATGCCTTACCTGACCGGCATGGAAGTGCTCGAACAGGTCCGGAAAGACCAAAACAATACCCGCGTGCTGATGCTGACGGCTAAGGCCCAGGATGCAGACCGGGAACAGGCAATGCAAAAAGGCGCGGATTATTTCATGTCCAAGCCGTTCAGCCCGATGGAACTCCTCGGACTGGTAGAGAAAATATTGGTTTCCTAA